TCGAAGAAAAACCTAATGGAGTTGCGTGCTCGTACCGAAAATAACCGTGTGGTTAACTTCGAAGGCAGTGCAGAGCTGATTGGTCAGTTTGTTGATGTTAAGATTGTCGACGTATTTGCTAACTCACTACGTGGTGAGCTAGTGCGCACAGAAAAAGATATGGATCTTCGTAGCGTGATTTCACCAACACAGATGATGGCGAAGACACGTCGCGAAGACGAGCTAGGTGTTGCAACGTTTACGCCATAAGCTCGTACATACCAATACAATTGACTGAATTGGTATCTATGCCATTGGAGAGCTGGTCGTTGTCAGCTCTCCATAATATGGCTTCAATGAGAGGTAACTTTGAGCAATAAAATCGTAACTCTAGAGATCGATCTAGAACCTGCAGACAACCGCCGTTTAGCTAGCCTATGCGGTCCATTCGATGACAACATCAAGCATTTAGAGCGCCGTTTAGGTGTCGAAATCAGCTACCGAGGCAACTTCTTCACCATCGTGGGAAAACCCCACACCTCAGCAGCCGCGCTTGAAATAATCAAAACTCTTTACGTCAACACCGCTCCTGTACGTGGCAATATTCCTGATATCGAACCGGAAGAGATCCATCTGGCGATCAAAGAAACTGGCGTACTTGAACAAAGCACTGAGTCATCTTTCGAACACGGCAAAGAAGTTTTCGTTAAGACTAAAAAGGGCGTGATCAAACCTCGTACCCCGAACCAAGCGCAGTACTTGGTCAATATGGTCACTCACGATATCAGCTTTGGTATTGGTCCGGCAGGTACAGGTAAAACTTACCTTGCGGTTGCTGCGGCAGTTGATGCCCTAGAGCGTCAAGAAATTCGCCGTATTCTGCTTACCCGTCCAGCGGTTGAAGCAGGTGAGAAACTAGGTTTCTTACCAGGTGATTTAAGCCAAAAAGTTGACCCATACCTTCGCCCTCTTTATGACGCTTTGTTTGAAATGCTGGGCTTTGAGCGCGTAGAGAAACTGATCGAACGTAACGTGATTGAAGTGGCACCACTGGCATACATGCGTGGTCGTACTCTCAATGACGCCTTCATCATTCTTGATGAAAGCCAAAATACCACCGTGGAACAAATGAAAATGTTCCTGACTCGAATCGGCTTTAACTCACGTGCGGTTATCACGGGTGACGTTACCCAGATTGACTTACCTCGCGGAGCAAAGTCAGGCTTACGCCACGCGATTGAAGTGCTGAATGAAGTGGATGAGATCAGCTTTAACTTCTTCCAATCTGACGATGTCGTCCGCCACCCGGTGGTTGCTCGTATCGTCAATGCTTATGAGAAGTGGGAAGCACAAGATCAAAAAGAGCGTAAAGAATTCGAAAAACGCCGCCGCGAAGAACGCGAAGCCAAACTACTTGAAGCACAAAAAGCAGAGCTATTATCTGCACCGGAGAACAAAGAGTAATGACAATCGAACTCGATCTACAATTGGCAGTCGAAGATGAAGCAGGCTTGCCTAGTTTCGATGAAATTCACTCATGGTTAAGCAACGCGGTTTCGCTTTTTCAAAAAGAAGCGGAAGTCACTGTGCGCATCGTTGATGAGCAAGAAAGCCACCAGCTCAACCTAGAATACCGTGGCAAAGACAAGCCAACGAATGTGCTGTCTTTTCCATTTGAAGCTCCTCCGGGTATCGAGATTAATCTACTTGGCGATTTAATCATCTGCCGACAAGTGGTTGAACAGGAAGCAATTGAGCAAGATAAGCCTTTATTAGCACATTGGGCTCATATGGTTGTACATGGCAGCTTGCATCTGCTAGGTTATGATCATATCGAAGACGATGAAGCTGAAGAGATGGAATCGCTCGAAACAGAGATCATGCAAAAAATGGGCTTTACTGACCCATATATTGCAGAAAAAGAGTAACTTAGGTTACTTGGTGGAAAGCAAGCTACCGCGTTTTTTCGCCGCTTTGCCTTCCAATGTGTGCTATCACACTTCTGATAGCGTTATTGTAATGAGACACAATGAACGAAGACAATTCGCCCTCATCTGTAGAAGGTAAGAAAGAAAAATCTGAAGGTCCGAGTAGAAAGTCCTTCTTTGAACGCCTAGGTCAACTATTTCAAGGTGAACCAAAAGACCGCCAAGAGCTTGTGGATGTTATCCGTGACTCTGAAGTTAATGACCTGATTGACCACGACACTCGCGACATGCTTGAGGGTGTTATGGAAATCGCCGAGATGCGAGTACGAGACATTATGATCCCGCGCTCGCAAATGGTAACGGTTGAACGTACCGATGACCTTGATGCCCTAGTGGCTTTAATCACGGATGCTCAGCACTCTCGCTACCCTGTGATTAGCGAGGACAAAGACCATGTGGAAGGCATTCTACTAGCGAAGGACCTACTTAAGTACCTTGGTTCCAACAGCGCAGAGTTCGATATCGAGCAAGTGATTCGCCCTGCGGTCGTGGTACCTGAAAGCAAACGTGTTGACCGTCTATTAAAAGAATTCCGTGAAGAGCGCTACCATATGGCAATCGTCGTGGATGAGTTTGGTGGCGTGTCAGGCCTAGTAACGATTGAAGATATCTTGGAAGAAATTGTCGGCGACATCGAAGATGAGTTCGACGATGAAGAAGAACTGGATATTCGCAAGCTAAGCAAACACACTTTTGCTGTCAAAGCCCTAACCACTATTGAAGAGTTCAACGAAACCTTTGGAACTTCGTTCAGTGATGAAGAAGTGGATACGGTGGGTGGTTTAGTGATGACAACATTTGGTCATCTACCTTCACGTGGCGAAATTGTAGAGATTGATGGCTACAGTTTCAAAGTAACTGCCGCAGACAACCGCCGCGTTGTTCAACTGCAAGTTACCGTGCCCGATGAAGAGCAATTCACTCAACCAGTTGAAGAATAATCCACCATTCTTCTCAATAAGAATAATACGATGATTAGTAATCTATTTCATCGCCTCAAGCGGCCCCTAGGGGCCGCTTTTGTTGGCGCTTTAACAACATTCGCATTCGCACCTTATCAAGTATGGCCACTCGCTTTTGTCAGCGTGGCAGCGCTACTCTATTTGATTAGTGGACAATCAGCCAAAAAAGCGGCATGGATTGGTTACGCGTGGGGATTTGGTCAATTTGCAACTGGCATCAGTTGGGTTCACGTCAGCATCGACAACTTTGGTGGCATGCCCAAGTTTGCTAGTCTGTTGCTCATGACGATGCTGGTCGGTTATCTCGCCATCTA
This is a stretch of genomic DNA from Vibrio panuliri. It encodes these proteins:
- a CDS encoding PhoH family protein; the protein is MSNKIVTLEIDLEPADNRRLASLCGPFDDNIKHLERRLGVEISYRGNFFTIVGKPHTSAAALEIIKTLYVNTAPVRGNIPDIEPEEIHLAIKETGVLEQSTESSFEHGKEVFVKTKKGVIKPRTPNQAQYLVNMVTHDISFGIGPAGTGKTYLAVAAAVDALERQEIRRILLTRPAVEAGEKLGFLPGDLSQKVDPYLRPLYDALFEMLGFERVEKLIERNVIEVAPLAYMRGRTLNDAFIILDESQNTTVEQMKMFLTRIGFNSRAVITGDVTQIDLPRGAKSGLRHAIEVLNEVDEISFNFFQSDDVVRHPVVARIVNAYEKWEAQDQKERKEFEKRRREEREAKLLEAQKAELLSAPENKE
- the ybeY gene encoding rRNA maturation RNase YbeY, yielding MTIELDLQLAVEDEAGLPSFDEIHSWLSNAVSLFQKEAEVTVRIVDEQESHQLNLEYRGKDKPTNVLSFPFEAPPGIEINLLGDLIICRQVVEQEAIEQDKPLLAHWAHMVVHGSLHLLGYDHIEDDEAEEMESLETEIMQKMGFTDPYIAEKE
- the corC gene encoding CNNM family magnesium/cobalt transport protein CorC (CorC(YbeX) belongs to the Cyclin M Mg2+ Exporter (CNNM) family, and was characterized as belonging to a set of three proteins, at least one of which must be present for CorA to function.), producing the protein MNEDNSPSSVEGKKEKSEGPSRKSFFERLGQLFQGEPKDRQELVDVIRDSEVNDLIDHDTRDMLEGVMEIAEMRVRDIMIPRSQMVTVERTDDLDALVALITDAQHSRYPVISEDKDHVEGILLAKDLLKYLGSNSAEFDIEQVIRPAVVVPESKRVDRLLKEFREERYHMAIVVDEFGGVSGLVTIEDILEEIVGDIEDEFDDEEELDIRKLSKHTFAVKALTTIEEFNETFGTSFSDEEVDTVGGLVMTTFGHLPSRGEIVEIDGYSFKVTAADNRRVVQLQVTVPDEEQFTQPVEE